A single genomic interval of Desulfomicrobium apsheronum harbors:
- a CDS encoding helix-turn-helix domain-containing protein — MVILRKSVPAENYSEAWLTEQQVALMIGMSLSTLQQNRHKRRGIKYTKIGRSVRYALSDVIEYMNCHKIDFDK, encoded by the coding sequence ATGGTAATTTTGAGGAAAAGCGTGCCAGCTGAAAATTATTCGGAGGCATGGCTTACTGAACAGCAGGTCGCTTTAATGATCGGGATGAGTCTGTCAACGTTGCAGCAAAATAGGCATAAACGAAGAGGGATCAAATATACTAAAATTGGAAGATCAGTTCGATATGCTTTGTCAGATGTGATTGAATACATGAATTGTCATAAAATTGATTTCGATAAATAA